Proteins from a single region of Parambassis ranga chromosome 18, fParRan2.1, whole genome shotgun sequence:
- the LOC114451045 gene encoding actin-related protein 2-B, with product MDSEGRKVVVCDNGTGFVKCGFAGSNFPEHIFPAMVGRPLIRSTAKVGNIEIKDLMVGDEASECRSSLEVSYPMENGMVRNWEDMLHLWDYTFGADRLNINPSECKILLTEPPMNPTKNREKITEVMFEKYQFQGIYVAIQAVLTLYAQGLLTGVVVDSGDGVTHICPVYEGFSLPHLTRRLDIAGRDITRYLIKLLLLRGYVFNHTADFETVRMLKEKLCYVGYNIEQEQRLATETTYLVESYVLPDGRQVSVGGERFGAPEALFQPHLINVEGAGVSEMLFNTIQAADIDLRADFYKHIVLSGGTTMYPGLPSRIEREIKQLYLERVLNGDTQKLSKFKIRIEDPPRRKHMVFLGGAVLANIMKDKDSFWLSRAEYQEKGLGVLQKLGVGVK from the exons ATGGACAGCGAGGGGAGGAAAGTGGTGGTCTGTGACAATGGGACAGGG TTTGTCAAGTGTGGTTTTGCCGGATCCAACTTCCCCGAGCACATCTTCCCTGCGATGGTGGGGAGGCCACTCATTCGATCAACTGCCAAAGTGGGCAACATCGAGATTAAG GACCTGATGGTGGGCGACGAAGCCAGCGAGTGCCGCTCCTCGTTGGAGGTGTCCTACCCCATGGAGAACGGCATGGTGCGCAACTGGGAAGACATGCTGCACCTGTGGGACTACACCTTCGGCGCCGACCGCCTGAACATCAACCCAtcagaatgcaaa ATCCTGCTGACTGAGCCGCCCATGAATCCCACCAAGAACCGTGAGAAAATCACAGAGGTCATGTTTGAGAAGTACCAGTTCCAGGGCATCTACGTGGCCATTCAGGCCGTGCTCACTTTGTACGCTCAAG GTTTGCTCACTGGTGTGGTCGTTGACTCCGGTGACGGCGTCACCCACATCTGTCCGGTGTATGAGGGCTTCTCACTACCCCACCTCACACGCAGGCTGGACATCGCAGGCCGTGACATCACACGATACCTCATCAAG CTCCTTCTGCTTCGTGGCTACGTCTTCAACCACACGGCTGACTTTGAGACAGTGCGTATGTTGAAGGAGAAGCTCTGCTATGTGGGATACAACATTGAGCAAGAGCAGCGTCTGGCTACAGAGACCACATACCTGGTGGAGTCGTACGTG CTTCCTGACGGCCGGCAGGTGAGCGTAGGCGGGGAACGTTTCGGTGCCCCTGAGGCTCTTTTCCAGCCCCACCTCATCAACGTGGAGGGAGCCGGAGTGTCTGAGATGCTGTTTAACACCATCCAGGCTGCAGACATCGACCTCAG GGCAGACTTCTATAAACACATCGTCCTGTCAGGGGGGACCACCATGTACCCTGGACTGCCATCCAgaatagagagagagatcaaGCAGCTCTACCTGGAGAGGGTGCTGAATGGAGACACTCAGAAACTATCA AAGTTTAAGATCCGGATCGAGGACCCTCCCCGACGTAAACACATGGTGTTCCTGGGCGGCGCCGTGCTGGCCAACATCATGAAAGACAAGGACTCCTTCTGGCTGAGCAGAGCCGAATACCAAGAGAAAGGCCTGGGAGTGCTGCAGAAACTGGGAGTTGGAGTCAAATAA